In a single window of the Etheostoma spectabile isolate EspeVRDwgs_2016 chromosome 3, UIUC_Espe_1.0, whole genome shotgun sequence genome:
- the LOC116677224 gene encoding nucleolar protein 58 has protein sequence MGRKTKSTGGDDSTEPIRRKSRRLENKETQPEAQPEKTKAPPKTKKVAKQPTKAEEKKEEPEVEKEETSAENGDAKTEKEAADGDEAEEKEDKAEEEDKEAE, from the exons ATGGGAAGGAAAACTAAA TCTACCGGTGGAGACGACAGCACAGAG CCTATAAGGAGAAAGTCTCGGCGGTTGGAAAAC aaGGAGACACAGCCAGAAGCACAGCCAGAGAAGACAAag GCACCTCCCAAGACCAAGAAAGTAGCCAAACAGCCCACCAAggcagaggagaagaaagaagaaccTGAGGTTGAGAAAGAAGAGACTTCTGCAGAAAATGGTGACGCAAAAACTGAGAAG GAGGCTGCAGATGGAGATGAagcagaggaaaaagaggaCAAGGCTGAGGAGGAAGATAAAGAAGCAGAATAG